A segment of the Colletotrichum destructivum chromosome 3, complete sequence genome:
AAAATAAGACAAAATCAAAAACGGCCTAAGGATACTGCGTGGGCAGCCGGTTGTTGAAGCTGAACATGTGAGTCGGGTCCCACGTCTTCTTCAGGCCCGCCAGCCGCGGCAGCTTGTCCTTGCCGTAGATGttctccagcttctcgtcccCGTGGGCGTAGTTGACGAAGATGGTCGCATCCGGGTACCCGGACGTGGCCACCACCACGTCCCGCAGCTCGCGCGACAGGGCGCCCGCGGCGTTGGCCGTGGCGGTGTCTCCCTGTTCCCATGTCATGGATGTTTGGCTGCAGGGGtggaaaaagagagagagaacacGTCAGTCAAGTCTCCAGCAGGAATAAGAAAAGGAAGTTTGTAATGTGTAGATAAAGGTAGAGGTCAAAGGTCGAGGTTGGGGATACCCCTCGCCCTCTTGGATGAGAATGGCACACTCACAAGTATCCGGTGGTGTCTCTCCacggccaggccgtcgcGTCCTTGGAGACGGACGACATGGCCTGGTTCGGGTAGAGCTCGTACTGCAGCGCGCTGCCGCGCCCACCCGGGTGGTCCTCGAAGAAGCGCGCCATCCTCTCGAAGGTCTTGTCCCACGTGGCGGCGCTGTAGTTGCGCACGTTGACGCTGTAGATGTCGCGGATGACGCCCTCCTGGcacacggcggcgccgaagccgctAAAGGTCGAGTTGATGAGCTTGTTGGCCGGCACGTTGGACGACACGGCGTACGGCGggcggaggtcgaggatgGGCGCCAGCACGCGGCGcgcgtcggcctcggggcCGACGTAGATCCAGTTGGTCATGACCTGCGACTGGccgacggccgggtcgtagacctggatggcgatgccggccatctcggccggcaTGCGGCCGCTGTACGTCTCGACCGccttgaagaaggccgacGTCATGTTGGCCGGGAAGATGAGGTCCGTCGTGAAGATGTTGCCCTTGTTGAGCAGCGGGTGCACGTTGAAGGTGGCCGACGTGATGATGCCGAAGTTGGCGCCCGCCCCGCGGATGCCCCAGAACAGGTCCGCGTTGGTCTTCTTGGACGCCTCGAGCacggtgccgttggccg
Coding sequences within it:
- a CDS encoding Putative berberine/berberine, FAD-binding domain, PCMH-type, FAD-binding, type PCMH, subdomain 2; the protein is MSFKKLLWLPLWLSLCVAGSDAAVVKRVDLKSVLSDPANKWSKKTTLSFPDSAAFIGATERWTVFNPPTYAAAISPATEKDVIKIVNLAASNNIPFLATGGRHGYTTTIGDLDNGLAIDLSLLNDIKINKGQKTLTVGPGVRVNEILDLVHKAGFFLQTGTAYCPGVIGVALGGGVGRFTGLYGLMIDDLVSVRIVTANGTVLEASKKTNADLFWGIRGAGANFGIITSATFNVHPLLNKGNIFTTDLIFPANMTSAFFKAVETYSGRMPAEMAGIAIQVYDPAVGQSQVMTNWIYVGPEADARRVLAPILDLRPPYAVSSNVPANKLINSTFSGFGAAVCQEGVIRDIYSVNVRNYSAATWDKTFERMARFFEDHPGGRGSALQYELYPNQAMSSVSKDATAWPWRDTTGYFQTSMTWEQGDTATANAAGALSRELRDVVVATSGYPDATIFVNYAHGDEKLENIYGKDKLPRLAGLKKTWDPTHMFSFNNRLPTQYP